A single region of the Streptomyces caelestis genome encodes:
- a CDS encoding LysR family transcriptional regulator — MIEARHLRVLRAVAATGSFSAAGRELGCTQPAVSQQMKALEASVGTPLLIRTGREMRLTQAGEALVRHAAGILAGLTAAEEEVAAIAGLRAGRVRLVSFPSGSSTLVPTALAALREAHPGTRVFLEEAEPPTSVGMLREGDCDVALAFRYEGAAGAEEWEDLVVRPLLTDRLVALVPERHRLAGARSVAIGELAREPWIAGCPRCRGQLVEVCAAAGFTPRIDFATDDYPAVAGLVGAGLGVAVLPQLAVESVRPRGVRTVTLEPAVRREIVALTLPDLAQVPAVAATLDQLARAGHR; from the coding sequence GTGATCGAAGCTCGTCATCTCCGCGTACTGCGCGCCGTCGCGGCCACCGGCTCCTTCTCCGCCGCGGGCCGTGAACTGGGCTGCACCCAGCCCGCCGTCAGCCAGCAGATGAAGGCCCTGGAAGCCTCCGTCGGCACTCCGCTGCTGATCCGCACGGGACGCGAGATGCGCCTGACCCAGGCCGGTGAGGCGCTGGTGCGGCACGCCGCCGGGATCCTCGCCGGGCTCACGGCGGCCGAGGAGGAGGTCGCCGCCATCGCCGGGCTGCGGGCCGGACGGGTCCGGCTCGTCTCCTTTCCCAGCGGCAGCTCCACTCTCGTGCCGACGGCCCTCGCCGCGCTGCGCGAGGCGCACCCCGGCACCCGGGTCTTCCTGGAGGAGGCCGAACCGCCCACGTCGGTCGGCATGCTGCGCGAGGGCGACTGCGACGTGGCGCTCGCCTTCCGCTACGAGGGGGCGGCGGGCGCCGAGGAGTGGGAGGACCTCGTCGTACGGCCGCTGCTGACGGACCGGCTCGTCGCGCTCGTGCCGGAACGGCACCGGCTCGCGGGCGCGCGGTCCGTCGCGATCGGCGAGCTCGCGCGGGAGCCGTGGATCGCGGGCTGCCCGCGCTGCCGCGGTCAGCTGGTCGAGGTGTGCGCGGCGGCCGGCTTCACCCCGCGCATCGACTTCGCGACCGACGACTACCCGGCCGTCGCCGGCCTGGTCGGCGCGGGTCTCGGCGTGGCCGTGCTGCCCCAGCTGGCCGTCGAGTCCGTACGGCCCCGGGGGGTACGGACCGTGACACTGGAACCGGCGGTGCGCCGGGAGATCGTCGCGCTCACCCTGCCCGACCTCGCACAGGTCCCGGCGGTGGCGGCGACGCTCGACCAACTGGCACGGGCAGGCCACCGCTAG
- the groL gene encoding chaperonin GroEL (60 kDa chaperone family; promotes refolding of misfolded polypeptides especially under stressful conditions; forms two stacked rings of heptamers to form a barrel-shaped 14mer; ends can be capped by GroES; misfolded proteins enter the barrel where they are refolded when GroES binds) — translation MAKILKFDEDARRALERGVNKLADTVKVTIGPKGRNVVIDKKFGAPTITNDGVTIAREVEIEDPYENLGAQLVKEVATKTNDIAGDGTTTATVLAQALVREGLKNVAAGASPAALKKGIDAAVAAISEDLLSSARPIDEKSDIAAVAGLSAQDSQVGELIAEAMDKVGKDGVITVEESNTFGLELDFTEGMAFDKGYLSPYFVTDQERMEAILDDPYILITQGKISSIADLLPLLEKVIQSNSSKPLLIIAEDVEGEALSTLVVNKIRGTFNAVAVKAPGFGDRRKAMLQDLAVLTGATVVSEEVGLKLDQVGLDVLGSARRVTVTKDDTTVVDGAGNKDDVQGRVAQIKAEIETTDSDWDREKLQERLAKLAGGVCVIRVGAATEVELKERKHRLEDAISATRAAVEEGIVSGGGSALVHAAKVLEGGLGKTGDEATGVAVVRRAVVEPLRWIAENAGLEGYVITSKVAELDKGQGFNAATGEYGDLIKAGVIDPVKVTRSALENAASIASLLLTTETLVVEKKEEEEPAAGGHSHGHSH, via the coding sequence ATGGCGAAGATCCTGAAGTTCGACGAGGACGCCCGTCGCGCCCTCGAGCGCGGCGTCAACAAGCTTGCCGACACGGTCAAGGTGACGATCGGCCCCAAGGGCCGCAACGTCGTCATCGACAAGAAGTTCGGCGCCCCTACCATCACCAACGACGGTGTCACGATCGCCCGCGAGGTCGAGATCGAGGACCCGTACGAGAACCTCGGTGCCCAGCTGGTCAAGGAGGTGGCGACCAAGACCAACGACATCGCGGGTGACGGTACGACCACCGCGACCGTGCTCGCCCAGGCGCTCGTGCGCGAGGGCCTGAAGAACGTCGCCGCCGGTGCCTCCCCGGCCGCCCTGAAGAAGGGCATCGACGCCGCCGTCGCCGCGATCTCCGAGGACCTCCTGTCCTCCGCCCGCCCGATCGACGAGAAGTCCGACATCGCCGCGGTCGCGGGGCTGTCCGCCCAGGACAGCCAGGTCGGCGAGCTCATCGCCGAGGCTATGGACAAGGTCGGCAAGGACGGTGTCATCACCGTCGAGGAGTCCAACACCTTCGGTCTGGAGCTGGACTTCACCGAGGGCATGGCCTTCGACAAGGGCTACCTGTCGCCGTACTTCGTGACGGACCAGGAGCGCATGGAAGCCATCCTGGACGACCCGTACATCCTCATCACGCAGGGCAAGATCTCCTCCATCGCGGACCTGCTGCCGCTGCTGGAGAAGGTCATCCAGTCCAACTCCTCCAAGCCGCTGCTGATCATCGCCGAGGACGTCGAGGGCGAGGCCCTGTCGACCCTCGTCGTGAACAAGATCCGTGGCACCTTCAACGCCGTCGCGGTGAAGGCCCCCGGCTTCGGCGACCGCCGCAAGGCGATGCTGCAGGACCTGGCGGTCCTCACCGGCGCCACGGTCGTCTCCGAGGAGGTCGGCCTCAAGCTCGACCAGGTCGGCCTGGACGTGCTCGGCTCCGCTCGCCGCGTGACCGTCACGAAGGACGACACCACGGTCGTCGACGGCGCCGGCAACAAGGACGACGTGCAGGGCCGCGTCGCCCAGATCAAGGCCGAGATCGAGACCACCGACTCCGACTGGGACCGCGAGAAGCTCCAGGAGCGCCTCGCGAAGCTGGCCGGCGGCGTGTGCGTCATCCGCGTGGGTGCCGCCACCGAGGTCGAGCTCAAGGAGCGCAAGCACCGTCTGGAGGACGCCATCTCCGCGACCCGCGCCGCGGTCGAGGAGGGCATCGTCTCCGGTGGTGGCTCCGCCCTCGTCCACGCCGCCAAGGTCCTGGAGGGCGGTCTCGGCAAGACCGGCGACGAGGCCACCGGTGTCGCGGTCGTCCGCCGCGCGGTCGTCGAGCCGCTGCGCTGGATCGCCGAGAACGCCGGCCTGGAGGGCTACGTCATCACCTCCAAGGTCGCCGAGCTCGACAAGGGCCAGGGCTTCAACGCCGCCACCGGCGAGTACGGCGACCTGATCAAGGCCGGCGTCATCGACCCGGTCAAGGTCACCCGCTCCGCCCTGGAGAACGCCGCCTCCATCGCCTCCCTCCTGCTCACGACCGAGACCCTGGTCGTCGAGAAGAAGGAAGAGGAGGAGCCGGCCGCCGGAGGCCACAGCCACGGCCACTCCCACTGA
- a CDS encoding polysaccharide deacetylase family protein produces the protein MRRRSPAALVCAGVLLLAGCAGAAGERAGADGRGRSPAHASSDVRGPDRGDRGGLPPVVDHVRTRDRVVFLTYDDGAERDPRFVGLVRERRLPVSMFLTDSVVGPGYGHFARLRTVGASIQNHTLDHPALRGLPYAGQRAEICGQQHKLRSRFGIRPRLFRPPYGTYDTTTLRAAADCGITAVVLWRASLGTDGHLTYTRGEPGLRPGDIVSVPSGEPASLTLTERTERLLREIRVRGLRVGRLEDYL, from the coding sequence GTGAGGCGGCGGTCGCCGGCCGCCCTGGTCTGTGCGGGGGTGCTCCTGCTGGCCGGCTGCGCCGGGGCCGCGGGGGAGCGGGCGGGGGCGGACGGCCGGGGCCGGTCCCCGGCGCACGCGTCGAGCGACGTCCGCGGACCGGACCGAGGAGACCGAGGCGGTCTCCCGCCGGTCGTGGATCACGTCCGCACCCGCGACCGGGTCGTCTTCCTGACCTACGACGACGGCGCCGAGCGCGACCCCCGCTTCGTCGGCCTCGTCCGCGAACGGCGGCTTCCGGTCAGCATGTTCCTCACGGACAGCGTCGTAGGGCCCGGCTACGGCCACTTCGCCCGCCTCCGCACGGTCGGCGCGTCCATCCAGAACCACACCCTCGACCATCCCGCCCTGCGCGGCCTGCCCTACGCGGGCCAGCGCGCCGAGATCTGCGGCCAGCAGCACAAACTCCGCTCCCGCTTCGGCATCCGCCCCCGCCTCTTCCGCCCGCCCTACGGCACGTACGACACGACGACCCTGCGCGCCGCCGCCGACTGCGGCATCACGGCGGTCGTCCTCTGGCGGGCGTCCCTGGGAACCGACGGCCACCTGACCTACACCCGCGGCGAGCCCGGCCTGCGCCCCGGCGACATCGTCTCCGTCCCGTCCGGCGAGCCCGCGTCCCTGACGCTCACGGAACGCACGGAACGCCTGCTGAGGGAGATCAGGGTCAGGGGGCTGCGGGTGGGGCGGCTGGAGGACTATCTCTGA
- the groES gene encoding co-chaperone GroES → MTTTSSKVAIKPLEDRIVVQPLDAEQTTASGLVIPDTAKEKPQEGVVLAVGPGRFEDGNRLPLDVSVGDVVLYSKYGGTEVKYNGEEYLVLSARDVLAIVEK, encoded by the coding sequence GTGACGACCACCAGCTCCAAGGTTGCCATCAAGCCGCTCGAGGACCGCATTGTGGTCCAGCCGCTCGACGCGGAGCAGACCACCGCCTCTGGCCTGGTCATCCCGGACACCGCCAAGGAGAAGCCCCAGGAGGGCGTCGTCCTGGCCGTGGGCCCGGGCCGCTTCGAGGACGGCAACCGTCTTCCGCTCGACGTTTCCGTCGGCGACGTCGTGCTCTACAGCAAGTACGGCGGCACCGAGGTGAAGTACAACGGCGAGGAGTACCTCGTCCTCTCGGCCCGCGACGTGCTCGCGATCGTCGAGAAGTAA
- a CDS encoding MOSC domain-containing protein produces the protein MKLLSVNLGRAKAVTYTDNPEGVTGIDKQPVDGPVRVSAPGPKGVGGSGLAGDAVCKLEHHGGDDQAVYAMAREDMDAWERELGRPLAHGAFGENLTTEGLDVSGAQIGERWRVGPAVLLEVTCGRIPCRTFQGHLGEKQWVKRFTQRGAPGAYLRVIEPGEIRAGDPVEIVHRPEHDVTVALQFRAVTTERTLLPRLLAAGEALHPESLRLAREYAEKHGA, from the coding sequence ATGAAGCTTCTGTCTGTGAATCTGGGCCGTGCCAAGGCTGTGACGTACACGGACAACCCGGAGGGTGTGACTGGAATCGACAAACAGCCGGTGGACGGGCCGGTGCGGGTGTCGGCGCCCGGGCCCAAGGGCGTCGGCGGGAGCGGGCTGGCCGGGGACGCGGTGTGCAAGCTGGAGCACCACGGCGGCGACGACCAGGCGGTCTACGCGATGGCGCGCGAGGACATGGACGCGTGGGAGCGCGAGCTGGGCCGGCCGCTGGCGCACGGGGCGTTCGGCGAGAACCTCACGACCGAGGGCCTCGACGTCTCCGGGGCGCAAATCGGCGAGCGCTGGCGCGTCGGGCCCGCGGTGCTGCTGGAGGTCACCTGCGGGCGGATCCCGTGCCGCACCTTCCAGGGCCATCTGGGCGAGAAGCAGTGGGTGAAGCGGTTCACGCAGCGGGGCGCGCCCGGGGCGTATCTGCGGGTGATCGAGCCCGGTGAGATCCGGGCGGGCGACCCCGTCGAGATCGTGCACCGGCCGGAGCACGACGTGACCGTGGCCCTCCAGTTCCGGGCGGTGACCACCGAGCGGACGCTGCTGCCGCGGCTGCTGGCGGCGGGCGAGGCGCTGCACCCGGAGTCGCTGAGGCTGGCGCGGGAGTACGCGGAGAAGCACGGGGCCTGA
- a CDS encoding polysaccharide deacetylase family protein: protein MRVVVQNDKSRASGGVRIGIAVLTLAAIASGCAQGDSGRITPAGGQQPLDAPPARALDSYASKLRAAHAAQVAAAQRWGLRKVPLTAPPAPAKKPTIRTREGFEVAGHRRLNLPPVFTTVPTRDRVVFLTIDDGAEKDPAFLRMMSELKVPYSAFLSGYLVKDDYRYFEKMQDAGVVLNNHTLRHRHMRGLPYRAQKREICGMQRLLEKRYGKRPTLFRPPYGSYDRATLRAAKACGIEYAPLWNEEVFADRWEYREWDRKLHPGDIVLSHFRGRDQWPGTMPDMIRRFLNKVTAEGYAVGRLEDYL from the coding sequence ATGCGAGTAGTCGTACAAAATGACAAAAGCCGGGCATCTGGCGGTGTGCGGATCGGCATCGCGGTGCTCACCCTCGCCGCCATCGCCTCAGGTTGTGCACAGGGTGACAGCGGCCGGATCACCCCGGCCGGCGGTCAGCAGCCCCTCGACGCGCCCCCGGCCCGCGCGCTCGACTCCTACGCCTCCAAGCTGCGCGCCGCGCACGCCGCCCAGGTCGCCGCCGCACAGCGCTGGGGGCTGAGGAAGGTCCCCCTGACCGCCCCGCCGGCCCCCGCGAAGAAACCGACGATCAGGACCCGCGAGGGCTTCGAAGTGGCCGGCCACCGGAGACTGAACCTGCCGCCCGTCTTCACCACGGTCCCCACCCGGGACAGGGTCGTCTTCCTCACCATCGACGACGGCGCCGAGAAGGACCCGGCGTTCCTGCGGATGATGAGCGAGCTGAAGGTCCCCTACAGCGCCTTCCTCAGCGGCTACCTGGTCAAGGACGACTACCGCTACTTCGAGAAGATGCAGGACGCAGGCGTGGTCCTGAACAACCACACCCTCCGCCACCGGCACATGCGGGGCCTGCCCTATCGGGCGCAGAAGCGCGAGATCTGCGGCATGCAGCGCCTCCTCGAGAAGCGCTACGGCAAGCGCCCGACCCTCTTCCGCCCGCCCTACGGCAGCTACGACAGGGCGACCCTGCGCGCCGCCAAGGCCTGCGGCATCGAGTACGCCCCCCTCTGGAACGAGGAGGTCTTCGCCGACCGCTGGGAGTACCGCGAGTGGGACCGGAAACTGCACCCGGGCGACATCGTCCTCAGCCACTTCCGCGGCCGCGACCAGTGGCCGGGCACGATGCCAGACATGATCCGCCGCTTCCTGAACAAGGTCACGGCCGAGGGATACGCGGTGGGGCGGCTGGAGGACTACCTGTGA
- a CDS encoding ester cyclase yields the protein MTFVQLIECRTSRLDEMNRLMDRWVEQTKGKRTATHSVVAKDRADATHIVEIVEFPSYEEAMRNSGLPETDRIFQEMVALCDETPTFTDLDVVRDEQLNAATARRFFELLPGKGAAPAFNDVFIEDYHDHDPANVQDVIGLDAVRREVEVWRGGFDFSFTIEDQIAQGDRVCTRWTFHGRHNGEFLGIPPTGKDVTMTGTTVHRCTPDGKIAEGWWQYDRLGLMQQLGALDPLEL from the coding sequence ATGACCTTCGTACAGCTCATCGAATGCAGGACCAGCCGGCTCGACGAGATGAACCGGCTGATGGACAGGTGGGTCGAGCAGACCAAGGGGAAACGGACCGCTACCCACAGTGTGGTGGCGAAGGACCGGGCCGACGCCACGCACATCGTCGAGATCGTGGAGTTCCCGTCGTACGAGGAGGCGATGCGCAACTCCGGGCTTCCGGAGACCGACCGGATCTTCCAGGAGATGGTGGCGCTCTGCGACGAGACGCCGACGTTCACGGACCTCGACGTGGTGCGGGACGAGCAGCTGAACGCGGCCACCGCGCGCCGGTTCTTCGAGCTGTTGCCCGGGAAGGGCGCGGCGCCCGCGTTCAACGACGTGTTCATCGAGGACTACCACGACCACGATCCCGCCAATGTGCAGGACGTCATCGGGCTGGACGCGGTGCGGCGCGAGGTGGAGGTCTGGCGGGGCGGGTTCGACTTCTCGTTCACGATCGAGGACCAGATCGCGCAGGGCGACCGGGTGTGCACCCGGTGGACCTTCCACGGCAGGCACAACGGCGAGTTCCTCGGGATTCCGCCGACCGGCAAGGACGTCACCATGACCGGGACGACCGTCCACCGGTGCACGCCGGACGGGAAGATCGCCGAGGGCTGGTGGCAGTACGACCGGCTGGGGCTGATGCAGCAGCTCGGGGCGCTGGACCCGCTGGAGTTGTGA
- a CDS encoding WhiB family transcriptional regulator, whose amino-acid sequence MADFSRLPGPNADLWDWQLLAACRGVDSSLFFHPEGERGAARSARENSAKEVCMRCPVRAECAAHALAVREPYGVWGGLTEDEREELMGRARNRLVSASTSGGRAASNN is encoded by the coding sequence ATGGCAGATTTCTCCCGCCTTCCCGGACCGAACGCGGACCTGTGGGACTGGCAGCTGCTGGCTGCCTGTCGAGGGGTGGACAGCTCGCTCTTCTTCCATCCGGAGGGCGAGCGCGGTGCGGCTCGGAGCGCTCGCGAGAACTCGGCCAAAGAGGTCTGCATGAGATGCCCTGTGCGTGCCGAGTGCGCCGCCCACGCGCTGGCCGTGCGTGAGCCGTACGGCGTGTGGGGCGGGCTGACCGAGGACGAGCGAGAAGAGCTGATGGGGCGGGCGCGCAACCGGCTGGTGTCGGCGTCGACATCCGGCGGGCGCGCCGCCTCGAACAACTGA
- a CDS encoding sigma-70 family RNA polymerase sigma factor: MRDDEAVNAQGAIGALVHRAVDGDEQATHDLLAHVHPLALRYCRTRLSRLPGDARHFVEDLAQEVCVAVLLALPRYRDTGRPFEAFVFAIAAHKVADLQRAAMRHPGSTAVPSDEMPERPDDSLGPEERALLSSDAEWAKKLLANLPENQRELLLLRIAVGLTAEETGQMLGMSPGAVRVAQHRALSRLRALAEQ; the protein is encoded by the coding sequence ATGCGCGACGACGAGGCGGTCAATGCCCAAGGGGCGATCGGCGCGCTCGTCCACCGCGCCGTCGACGGGGACGAGCAGGCCACGCACGACCTGCTCGCCCATGTCCACCCTCTGGCCCTGCGCTACTGCCGCACCCGTCTGTCCCGCCTCCCGGGCGACGCCCGGCACTTCGTGGAGGACCTCGCCCAGGAGGTCTGCGTGGCGGTGCTCCTCGCGCTGCCCCGCTACCGGGACACCGGGCGCCCCTTCGAGGCGTTCGTCTTCGCCATCGCCGCGCACAAGGTCGCCGACCTCCAGCGCGCGGCGATGCGGCACCCGGGCTCGACGGCCGTCCCCTCGGACGAGATGCCCGAGCGGCCCGACGACTCCCTGGGTCCGGAGGAGCGCGCCCTGCTGAGCAGCGACGCGGAATGGGCCAAGAAACTGCTGGCCAACCTGCCCGAGAACCAGCGGGAGCTGCTGCTGCTGCGGATCGCGGTGGGGTTGACGGCGGAGGAGACGGGTCAGATGTTGGGAATGTCACCCGGCGCGGTCCGTGTGGCCCAGCACCGGGCCCTGAGCAGGCTGAGGGCGCTCGCCGAGCAGTAG
- a CDS encoding class I SAM-dependent methyltransferase translates to MNDLALLLSPEGRALLDEVRDTDPARELAVATRLRREHPAELVSAALGQARLRQRAVVKFGAEDAGRMFFTPNGVEQSTRASVAAYRARRLAESGVASVADLCCGIGGDAIALARAGVRVLAVDRDPVTAATARANAEALGLAGLIEVREADVTEVDTAGYDAVFVDPARRGGRGRIFDPEAYSPPLSWAVSAARRAPLAAALKIAPGIPHEAVPEDAEAEWISDGGDVKEAVLWFGTEPGAVRATLLPGPRTLLSRGLPDPEVRPPGRYLYEPDGAVIRAHLVAEVADEVGGGLLDATIAYVTADALRPTPYATAYEITDHLPFNVKKLKALLRERQVGTLTVKKRGSAVEPEELRRKVKPQGPHSATVFLTRVAGAPAMLIGHPA, encoded by the coding sequence GTGAACGACCTCGCGCTCCTCCTCAGCCCCGAAGGCCGCGCCCTCCTCGACGAGGTGCGGGACACCGATCCGGCGCGGGAGCTGGCCGTCGCGACGCGGCTGCGTCGCGAGCACCCCGCCGAGCTGGTGTCGGCGGCGCTGGGCCAGGCGCGGCTGCGGCAGCGGGCGGTGGTGAAGTTCGGGGCCGAGGACGCCGGGCGGATGTTCTTCACGCCGAACGGGGTGGAGCAGTCGACCCGGGCGAGCGTGGCGGCCTACCGGGCGCGGCGGCTCGCGGAGTCGGGTGTGGCCTCGGTCGCCGACCTGTGCTGCGGCATCGGCGGTGACGCGATCGCGCTGGCCCGGGCCGGGGTCCGGGTCCTGGCCGTCGACCGGGACCCGGTGACGGCCGCGACGGCGCGGGCGAACGCCGAGGCGCTGGGGTTGGCCGGCCTGATCGAGGTGCGGGAGGCGGATGTCACGGAGGTGGACACGGCCGGGTACGACGCCGTGTTCGTCGACCCGGCCAGGCGCGGCGGCCGGGGCCGGATCTTCGACCCCGAGGCGTACTCGCCGCCCCTGTCCTGGGCGGTCTCCGCCGCCCGCCGGGCCCCTCTCGCCGCCGCGCTGAAGATCGCCCCCGGCATCCCGCACGAGGCGGTCCCGGAGGACGCCGAGGCCGAGTGGATCTCCGACGGCGGTGACGTGAAGGAAGCGGTGCTGTGGTTCGGCACCGAGCCCGGGGCGGTACGGGCCACCCTGCTGCCGGGCCCGCGCACCCTGCTCTCCCGCGGTCTGCCCGACCCGGAGGTCCGCCCGCCCGGCCGCTACCTGTACGAGCCCGACGGCGCCGTCATCCGGGCCCACCTGGTCGCCGAGGTGGCCGACGAGGTCGGCGGCGGACTGCTCGACGCGACCATCGCGTACGTCACGGCCGACGCCCTGCGCCCGACCCCGTACGCCACCGCCTACGAGATCACCGACCATCTGCCCTTCAACGTCAAGAAGCTGAAGGCCCTGCTGCGGGAGCGGCAGGTCGGCACCCTCACGGTGAAGAAGCGGGGCTCGGCGGTCGAGCCGGAGGAGCTCCGCAGGAAGG
- a CDS encoding SDR family NAD(P)-dependent oxidoreductase yields MTTALITGSTAGIGAAFARRLAADGHNLVLVARDTKRLREQATELHDRHGIEAEVLTADLAEDKGIESVADRLGDRKNPVDLLINNAGFGNKGRYLDVPMVDELRMLKVHCEAVLRLTSAATEAMRERGRGGVVNVASVAAFVPRGTYGASKAWVVQFSQGAARDLAGSGVRLMALCPGFVRTEFHDRAGMGTDNIPGWMWLDADKLVAAALHDLARGKTLSIPDPRYKALMGAAKLVPRGVLGAVSSRTGRKYGPQ; encoded by the coding sequence ATGACAACGGCTCTGATTACGGGATCGACGGCAGGCATCGGGGCCGCGTTCGCGCGGCGATTGGCGGCGGACGGGCACAACCTCGTGCTGGTCGCCCGCGACACCAAGCGGTTGCGGGAACAGGCGACCGAGCTGCACGACCGGCACGGCATCGAGGCGGAGGTGCTGACGGCCGACCTCGCCGAGGACAAGGGCATCGAGTCGGTGGCCGACCGGCTGGGCGACCGCAAGAACCCCGTCGACCTGCTGATCAACAACGCCGGCTTCGGCAACAAGGGCCGCTATCTCGACGTCCCCATGGTCGACGAGCTGCGGATGCTGAAGGTGCACTGCGAGGCGGTGCTGCGGCTGACGTCCGCGGCGACGGAGGCCATGCGGGAGCGCGGCCGTGGTGGCGTGGTGAACGTCGCGTCGGTAGCCGCGTTCGTCCCGCGGGGCACCTACGGCGCCTCCAAGGCCTGGGTCGTGCAGTTCTCCCAGGGCGCCGCGCGCGACCTGGCCGGCAGCGGCGTACGGCTGATGGCGCTCTGCCCCGGTTTCGTGCGCACCGAGTTCCACGACCGGGCCGGGATGGGCACGGACAACATCCCGGGGTGGATGTGGCTCGACGCGGACAAGCTGGTGGCGGCGGCGCTGCACGACCTGGCGCGCGGCAAGACGCTGTCCATTCCGGACCCGCGCTACAAGGCACTGATGGGGGCGGCGAAGCTGGTGCCGCGGGGGGTGCTGGGAGCGGTTTCGTCTAGGACGGGGCGGAAGTACGGGCCGCAGTAG
- a CDS encoding response regulator transcription factor gives MTSVLVCDDSPLAREALRRAVATVPGVERVTTAANGEEVLRRWGADRSDLILMDVRMPGLGGVETVRRLLSADPGARIIMLTVAEDLDGVALAVAAGARGYLHKDASRAELRATVTQALADPTWRLAPRRLRSAEMGAAPTLTAREIQVLEGMSHGRSNAEIGRELFLSEDTVKTHARRLFKKLGASDRAHAVALGFRWGLVR, from the coding sequence ATGACTTCCGTCCTCGTCTGCGACGACTCCCCGCTTGCCCGAGAGGCGCTCCGTCGCGCGGTCGCAACCGTGCCCGGCGTAGAGCGCGTGACGACGGCGGCCAACGGCGAGGAAGTCCTCCGCCGCTGGGGGGCCGACCGCTCGGACCTGATTCTGATGGACGTACGCATGCCCGGCCTGGGCGGCGTCGAGACGGTCCGGCGGCTGCTGTCCGCCGACCCCGGTGCGCGCATCATCATGCTCACCGTCGCCGAGGACCTGGACGGTGTGGCCCTCGCGGTCGCCGCCGGCGCCCGCGGCTATCTGCACAAGGACGCCTCCCGCGCGGAGCTCCGCGCGACGGTGACGCAGGCCCTGGCCGACCCGACCTGGCGGCTCGCCCCGCGCCGGCTGCGCTCGGCCGAGATGGGCGCCGCGCCGACGCTCACGGCGCGTGAGATCCAGGTTCTCGAGGGCATGAGCCACGGCCGCTCGAACGCGGAGATCGGCCGCGAGCTGTTCCTCTCCGAGGACACCGTCAAGACGCACGCCCGGCGCCTGTTCAAGAAGCTCGGCGCCTCGGACCGGGCCCACGCCGTGGCGCTCGGCTTCCGGTGGGGTCTGGTGCGCTAG